Proteins from a single region of Streptomyces spinoverrucosus:
- a CDS encoding aminoglycoside phosphotransferase family protein, which yields MIEIPEELAASQALYNGEQGRAFIAGLPELAACFLDRWELRIDGPSMYGVCALVLPVVRADGTRAALKLQLLDDESEGEPVALRVWDGEGAVRLLDHDPETCALLLERLDPARMLSHVPDSREAVLVIARLLGRLTSVPAPEGMRGLGDIARAMLEQTPWALRRVPAPEARRLLSDCAAAVREVVDEPGDRLLHWDLHFENVLASDRAPWLAIDPKPLAGDPGFDLLPAIDNRFDADEVRWRFDAMTDVLGLERARARAWTLARVLQNCLWEIEDGRPVEDEQLEIARRLRASLPA from the coding sequence GTGATCGAGATTCCGGAGGAACTGGCGGCGTCTCAGGCGTTGTACAACGGCGAGCAGGGCCGCGCCTTCATCGCCGGGCTGCCGGAGCTGGCGGCCTGCTTCCTGGACCGCTGGGAGCTGCGGATCGACGGGCCGTCGATGTACGGCGTGTGCGCGCTGGTCCTGCCGGTCGTGCGAGCCGACGGCACGCGCGCGGCGCTGAAGTTGCAGCTGCTCGACGACGAGAGCGAGGGCGAGCCGGTCGCCCTGCGCGTGTGGGACGGCGAGGGGGCGGTACGGCTGCTGGACCACGACCCGGAGACCTGCGCGCTGCTCCTCGAACGCCTCGACCCCGCCCGGATGCTGTCCCACGTGCCCGACTCCCGTGAGGCCGTGCTGGTCATCGCCCGTCTGCTGGGCCGTCTGACCTCCGTACCGGCCCCTGAGGGCATGCGCGGGCTCGGCGACATCGCGCGGGCGATGCTGGAGCAGACGCCGTGGGCGCTTCGGCGGGTCCCGGCCCCGGAGGCCCGCCGTCTGCTCTCCGACTGCGCCGCCGCCGTACGGGAGGTCGTGGACGAGCCGGGGGACCGGCTCCTGCACTGGGACCTGCACTTCGAGAACGTCCTCGCCTCCGACCGCGCCCCCTGGCTCGCCATCGACCCCAAGCCCCTCGCCGGTGACCCCGGCTTCGACCTGCTGCCCGCCATCGACAACCGCTTCGACGCGGACGAGGTCCGCTGGCGGTTCGACGCCATGACGGACGTACTGGGGCTGGAACGCGCGCGTGCACGCGCCTGGACCCTCGCGCGCGTGCTGCAGAACTGCCTGTGGGAGATCGAGGACGGCCGGCCGGTGGAGGACGAGCAGCTGGAGATCGCCCGGCGGCTGCGAGCTAGCCTGCCGGCATGA
- a CDS encoding GNAT family N-acetyltransferase, producing the protein MIRTATPDDIPLIHTLVRELAEYEKAPQEARATQEQLREALFGERPAAYAHIATDDVTGEGVGFALWFLNFSTWRGVHGIYLEDLYVRPRARGGGHGKALLRELARICVERGYERLEWSVLNWNRPAIDFYELLGARPQDEWTVYRLTDGPLAALGATPRPSAERGV; encoded by the coding sequence ATGATCCGTACCGCCACACCCGACGACATCCCCCTCATCCACACGCTGGTGCGCGAGCTCGCCGAGTACGAGAAGGCTCCCCAGGAGGCGAGGGCCACGCAGGAGCAGCTGCGGGAGGCCCTCTTCGGTGAGCGCCCCGCCGCGTACGCGCACATCGCCACCGACGACGTCACCGGGGAGGGCGTCGGCTTCGCGCTGTGGTTCCTCAACTTCTCCACCTGGCGCGGAGTGCACGGCATCTACCTGGAGGACCTGTACGTACGCCCACGCGCGCGGGGCGGCGGTCACGGCAAGGCACTGCTGCGGGAGCTGGCACGGATCTGTGTGGAGCGCGGCTACGAGCGCCTGGAGTGGTCGGTACTGAACTGGAACCGGCCCGCGATCGACTTCTACGAGTTGCTGGGGGCGCGGCCCCAGGACGAGTGGACGGTGTACCGCCTGACGGACGGGCCGTTGGCCGCGCTGGGGGCAACACCCCGCCCGTCGGCCGAGCGTGGCGTCTAG
- a CDS encoding IS701 family transposase: MKLGEVERLRGELAEFVADVLGSLPRRDQRRWGDCYLRGLMLDGRRKSIQPMAERLPDGNMQALQQFVNQSPWDPLPVRRRIAQRLCEAIRPEVWVVDDVSFPKCGTASVGVARQYCGALGKRANCQVAVSVHAATDTASCPLEWELFLPQEWAHDDGRRQRAGIPVEVGHVSKTHLALGLLDRLAGQGLAVPVIVADAGYGRSVSFRLALEERAWTYVMAVDPKEIARPADAEPYQPAYGGLGPPTLPRYREKPCPLPGLVDETAVFEEVTWRQGSKGAMTSHFAVLPVRPSGKEACRTAQEQAGGRSRWDGVLPLRTLLVERPEEADEPTGYWMTNLPATTPIADLVRWAKMRWRIEHDYRELKHGLGLDHFEGRTWRGWHHHVTLVTAAQAFLTLRRLDPKAQAPA; encoded by the coding sequence GTGAAGCTGGGGGAAGTGGAACGGCTCCGCGGTGAGTTAGCAGAGTTCGTTGCCGATGTCTTGGGGTCGTTGCCGCGGCGGGATCAGCGGCGGTGGGGCGATTGTTATCTGCGGGGTCTGATGCTGGACGGCCGGCGGAAGTCGATCCAGCCGATGGCCGAGCGGCTGCCGGACGGCAACATGCAGGCCCTGCAGCAGTTCGTGAACCAGTCGCCGTGGGACCCGCTGCCGGTGCGGCGGCGGATCGCCCAGCGGTTGTGCGAGGCGATCCGCCCTGAGGTGTGGGTGGTCGACGATGTGTCGTTTCCCAAGTGCGGCACGGCGTCGGTCGGGGTGGCCCGGCAGTACTGCGGAGCGCTGGGCAAGCGGGCGAACTGCCAGGTCGCGGTCAGCGTCCACGCGGCCACCGACACAGCATCGTGCCCGTTGGAGTGGGAGCTGTTCCTGCCCCAGGAGTGGGCGCACGACGATGGTCGGCGGCAGCGCGCTGGGATACCCGTGGAGGTCGGGCATGTCTCCAAGACGCACCTGGCTCTGGGCCTGTTGGACCGGCTGGCCGGGCAGGGATTGGCGGTGCCGGTGATCGTGGCCGATGCCGGCTATGGCCGCAGCGTCTCCTTCCGGCTCGCACTGGAGGAACGCGCCTGGACCTACGTCATGGCCGTCGACCCGAAGGAGATCGCGCGGCCTGCCGACGCCGAGCCGTATCAGCCGGCTTATGGCGGGCTGGGACCACCGACCCTGCCCCGCTACCGCGAGAAGCCCTGCCCGTTGCCCGGCCTCGTTGATGAAACCGCCGTGTTCGAGGAGGTCACCTGGAGGCAGGGCAGCAAGGGGGCGATGACCTCGCACTTCGCGGTGCTTCCGGTGCGGCCCTCGGGCAAGGAGGCCTGCCGCACCGCCCAGGAACAGGCCGGGGGACGCAGCCGGTGGGACGGTGTGCTGCCGCTGCGGACCCTGCTGGTCGAACGGCCCGAAGAAGCCGACGAGCCGACCGGCTACTGGATGACCAACCTGCCCGCCACCACTCCGATCGCCGACCTGGTGCGGTGGGCCAAGATGCGCTGGCGGATCGAGCACGACTACCGCGAACTCAAACACGGCCTGGGCCTGGACCACTTCGAAGGCCGCACCTGGCGCGGCTGGCACCACCACGTCACCCTCGTCACCGCCGCCCAGGCCTTCCTCACCCTCAGGCGGCTCGACCCAAAAGCCCAAGCGCCGGCCTGA
- a CDS encoding MFS transporter, translating to MTVPRTGAPGASAAADPHRWWGLVVIALAQLMVVLDSTIVNIALPSAQDELGMSDSNRQWVITAYTVAFGGLLLLGGRIADLVGRKRTFVIGLIGFAGASALGGAAVGPGMLFGARALQGAFAAVLAPSALSLLATTFTDPRERGKAFGIFGALAGSGSATGFIVGGLLTEYLNWRWCLYVNTPIAILALIGAFVVLRDRPGRPGARLDVPGVLLGCGGLVPIVYGFSEAESRGWTDTLVLGLLAGGVALLVAFVWWQARAPLPLLPLHIIKDRDRAGCFLTMMLAIMGMFGLFLFMTYYFQVVLGYSPARTGLAFVPVTAATVIGSTQIAGRLLQHVPPRTLMAPGMVLSATGMVMLTRLTVDSSYTTDILPGLILAGFGMGLTYMPVFATVTAGVAPQDSGVTSATLNTSQQVGGSIGTALLNTIANTSTAGFLAAHLTDSAWPAEVTREAFVHGYTVANWCAAGLMLVAALVTALLVTARAPKHGAPTKAPLPEAAR from the coding sequence ATGACCGTGCCTAGGACTGGTGCCCCCGGGGCTTCTGCGGCTGCCGACCCCCACCGCTGGTGGGGGCTGGTGGTGATCGCCCTCGCCCAGCTGATGGTCGTCCTCGACTCGACCATCGTGAACATCGCGCTGCCGTCCGCCCAGGACGAGCTGGGGATGTCCGACAGCAACCGCCAATGGGTGATCACCGCGTACACCGTCGCCTTCGGCGGTCTGCTGTTGCTCGGCGGCCGGATCGCCGATCTGGTGGGCCGTAAACGGACCTTCGTCATCGGGCTGATCGGCTTCGCAGGCGCCTCCGCGCTGGGCGGCGCCGCCGTCGGCCCGGGGATGCTGTTCGGCGCCCGCGCGCTGCAGGGCGCGTTCGCCGCCGTGCTCGCTCCGTCCGCGCTGAGCCTGCTCGCCACGACGTTCACCGACCCCAGGGAGCGCGGCAAGGCCTTCGGTATCTTCGGGGCCCTGGCAGGCAGCGGCTCCGCCACGGGCTTCATCGTCGGCGGGTTGCTCACCGAGTACCTCAACTGGCGCTGGTGCCTGTACGTCAACACCCCCATCGCGATCCTCGCGCTGATCGGCGCCTTCGTCGTCCTGCGCGACCGGCCGGGCCGGCCGGGCGCCCGCCTCGACGTGCCCGGCGTGCTGCTCGGCTGCGGCGGCCTGGTCCCGATCGTCTACGGCTTCAGCGAGGCCGAGTCCCGCGGCTGGACCGACACGCTGGTCCTCGGCCTGCTCGCGGGAGGCGTCGCACTACTGGTGGCCTTCGTGTGGTGGCAGGCCAGGGCGCCCCTGCCGCTGCTCCCGCTGCACATCATCAAGGACCGCGACCGCGCGGGCTGCTTCCTGACGATGATGCTGGCGATCATGGGCATGTTCGGCCTGTTCCTCTTCATGACCTACTACTTCCAGGTCGTCCTGGGGTACTCGCCGGCGCGGACCGGTCTGGCCTTCGTCCCCGTCACGGCCGCGACCGTCATCGGCTCCACCCAGATCGCGGGCCGTCTGCTGCAGCACGTCCCGCCGCGCACCCTGATGGCCCCCGGCATGGTCCTGTCCGCGACCGGAATGGTGATGCTCACCCGGCTCACCGTGGACTCCTCGTACACCACCGACATCCTCCCCGGCCTGATCCTGGCGGGCTTCGGGATGGGCCTGACCTACATGCCGGTGTTCGCCACGGTGACGGCCGGTGTCGCCCCGCAGGACTCGGGCGTCACCTCGGCGACCCTCAACACCTCGCAGCAGGTGGGCGGCTCCATCGGTACGGCCCTGCTGAACACCATCGCCAACACCAGCACCGCCGGCTTCCTCGCCGCCCACCTCACCGACTCCGCCTGGCCCGCGGAGGTGACCCGCGAGGCCTTCGTCCACGGCTACACGGTCGCCAACTGGTGCGCCGCCGGCCTCATGCTCGTGGCCGCCCTGGTCACGGCCCTACTGGTCACGGCGAGGGCCCCGAAACACGGCGCACCGACGAAGGCGCCGCTTCCCGAGGCGGCCCGCTAG
- a CDS encoding zinc-binding dehydrogenase — MLAIRLHAFGPAENLTPEEVEDPVPAPGQVRIAVAAAGVHLLDTAIRAGHPGPGPAPDLPTIPGREVAGVVESLGEGTDEAWLGKRVVAHLGFVPGGYAELAVTDADRLHEVPAGLDFAEAVAMIGTGRTTMGIVQFAEPGPGDVVVIPAAAGGIGTLLVQYAKNAGATVIGLAGGPEKTARVAANGADLAVDYRDPSWPEKVRAYDGKVTIVYDGVGGDTARTAVGMLAPGGRHIVFGWSAEGIQGGEPLVVEGVTVQVLGPVMLQKAGGPNPMRTLELRSLTEAAAGRLTPAVHRFPLTEAAAAHRELENRGTTGKVVLEP; from the coding sequence ATGCTCGCCATCCGCCTCCACGCCTTCGGCCCCGCCGAGAACCTCACTCCGGAGGAGGTCGAGGATCCCGTACCCGCCCCCGGCCAGGTGCGTATCGCCGTCGCCGCCGCCGGCGTACACCTGCTCGACACGGCCATCCGCGCCGGCCACCCGGGCCCCGGCCCCGCGCCCGACCTGCCCACCATTCCCGGCCGCGAGGTCGCCGGAGTCGTCGAGTCGCTCGGGGAGGGCACGGACGAGGCGTGGCTCGGCAAGCGGGTCGTCGCCCACCTCGGCTTCGTCCCCGGCGGCTACGCCGAACTCGCCGTCACCGACGCCGACCGCCTGCACGAGGTCCCCGCGGGCCTCGACTTCGCCGAGGCCGTGGCCATGATCGGCACGGGGCGGACGACGATGGGGATCGTGCAGTTCGCCGAGCCGGGCCCGGGTGACGTGGTCGTGATCCCGGCCGCGGCCGGCGGTATCGGCACCCTCCTCGTGCAGTACGCCAAGAACGCGGGCGCCACCGTCATCGGCCTGGCCGGCGGCCCGGAGAAGACGGCGCGGGTGGCCGCGAACGGCGCCGACCTGGCCGTCGACTACCGGGACCCCTCCTGGCCGGAGAAGGTCCGGGCGTACGACGGCAAGGTCACGATCGTGTACGACGGGGTCGGCGGCGACACCGCCCGCACGGCCGTCGGCATGCTCGCCCCCGGCGGCAGGCACATCGTCTTCGGCTGGTCCGCCGAGGGCATCCAGGGCGGCGAGCCGCTCGTTGTCGAGGGCGTCACCGTGCAGGTCCTGGGCCCGGTGATGCTGCAGAAGGCGGGCGGCCCGAACCCGATGCGCACCCTGGAACTCCGGTCCCTCACCGAGGCCGCCGCGGGCCGGCTGACCCCCGCCGTGCACCGCTTCCCGCTCACCGAGGCCGCGGCCGCGCACCGCGAGCTGGAGAACCGCGGCACGACCGGCAAGGTGGTCCTGGAGCCCTGA
- a CDS encoding FAD-dependent oxidoreductase: MPHLTVIGGGFAGLTAAIAAAEAGAKVTVHEAHHTLGGRARTADGPYRTNEGPHALYNGGPHWTWLTQRDLIGPLAPVPPLEAARLRLRHQGVLRRTPPFAMLKLLRRAARQAPVDIDFLTWATEQAGEEGARAAAHYSAVALFHHDPGILSAAFVQERLRRSTKLPPEAHYPRGGWASVVDRMAARAWNLGVRIETLSRVDTLPTDTPVIVATSLDAARRLLGDDSLTWPSGRTALIDLAVRTRRGDAFIVSDLDAPGWLERFTAQDRTLAPAGEQLIQGQIPIAPHESRADGMARAEQLLDLGFDGWRDRVTWRREAIAGGRTGAVDLPGTTWRDRPAVDRGDGVYLAGDQVAAPGVLSEVSFNSALTAVSLALGGRRVLDLKRA; the protein is encoded by the coding sequence ATGCCCCACCTCACCGTCATCGGCGGCGGCTTCGCCGGCCTCACCGCCGCCATCGCCGCAGCCGAAGCGGGCGCCAAGGTCACCGTCCACGAAGCCCACCACACCCTCGGCGGCCGGGCGCGCACCGCCGACGGCCCGTACCGGACGAACGAGGGCCCGCACGCCCTGTACAACGGCGGCCCGCACTGGACCTGGCTGACGCAGCGCGACCTGATCGGCCCCCTCGCCCCCGTCCCGCCCCTGGAGGCCGCCCGGCTGCGGCTGCGCCACCAGGGCGTCCTGCGCCGCACCCCGCCCTTCGCCATGCTCAAGCTGCTGCGCCGCGCCGCCCGACAGGCCCCTGTCGACATCGACTTCCTGACCTGGGCCACCGAACAGGCGGGCGAGGAGGGCGCACGGGCCGCCGCGCACTACTCCGCCGTGGCCCTCTTCCACCACGACCCCGGCATCCTGTCCGCCGCGTTCGTGCAGGAACGGCTGCGCCGGTCCACCAAGTTGCCGCCGGAGGCGCACTATCCGCGCGGGGGCTGGGCAAGCGTCGTCGACCGGATGGCCGCCCGCGCCTGGAACCTCGGCGTCCGCATCGAGACCCTGTCCCGCGTCGACACCCTCCCCACCGACACGCCCGTCATCGTCGCCACCTCCCTCGACGCCGCCCGCCGTCTCCTCGGCGACGACTCGCTGACCTGGCCGAGCGGTCGTACGGCCCTGATCGACCTGGCCGTACGCACCCGGCGCGGCGACGCCTTCATCGTCTCCGACCTGGACGCGCCCGGCTGGCTCGAACGCTTCACGGCGCAGGACCGCACCCTCGCCCCGGCCGGCGAGCAGCTCATCCAGGGCCAGATCCCGATCGCCCCGCACGAGTCCCGCGCCGACGGCATGGCCCGCGCCGAGCAGCTGCTCGATCTCGGGTTCGACGGCTGGCGCGACCGCGTCACCTGGCGGCGCGAGGCGATCGCGGGCGGCCGTACGGGCGCCGTCGACCTGCCCGGTACTACCTGGCGTGACCGGCCCGCCGTGGACCGTGGCGACGGCGTGTACCTGGCCGGCGACCAGGTCGCCGCGCCCGGTGTCCTGTCGGAGGTGTCCTTCAACAGCGCGCTGACCGCCGTATCGCTGGCCCTGGGTGGCAGGCGCGTGCTTGACCTCAAGCGCGCTTGA
- a CDS encoding pentapeptide repeat-containing protein → MARRAAGGVRAARRPEVRLPELAEYGGGGLEPDGDYDGLEFRDAELAGQDGGGARFMDCALTGCALDETRLHRARLLDSVLTAPRGVGTNLSEATLRDVELRDARLGGTQLHGAALERVLIRGGKLDYLNLRGARLKDVVFDGCVLVEPDFGGASLERVEFTDCALKGADFSGATLADVDLRGAAPLEITRGVDRLSGAVISTGQLVELAPVLAGALGIRVEGG, encoded by the coding sequence ATGGCGAGGCGAGCGGCGGGCGGTGTGAGGGCGGCACGGCGACCGGAGGTGCGGCTGCCGGAGTTGGCGGAGTACGGAGGGGGTGGTCTGGAGCCGGACGGGGACTACGACGGGCTGGAGTTCCGGGATGCGGAGCTGGCGGGACAGGACGGCGGCGGCGCCCGCTTCATGGACTGCGCGTTGACGGGGTGCGCGCTGGACGAGACGCGGCTGCACCGGGCGCGCTTGTTGGACTCGGTCCTCACCGCCCCGCGCGGAGTGGGCACGAACCTGTCCGAGGCGACCCTGCGCGACGTCGAACTGCGCGACGCCCGCCTGGGCGGTACGCAACTGCACGGTGCCGCACTGGAACGCGTCCTGATCCGGGGCGGCAAGCTCGACTACCTGAACCTTCGGGGGGCTCGGCTGAAGGACGTGGTCTTCGACGGATGCGTGCTGGTGGAACCGGACTTCGGGGGCGCGTCGCTGGAGCGCGTCGAGTTCACGGACTGCGCGCTGAAGGGGGCGGACTTCAGCGGGGCGACTCTGGCGGACGTGGACCTGCGGGGCGCGGCTCCCCTGGAGATCACGCGCGGGGTCGACCGGCTGTCGGGGGCGGTGATCAGCACGGGGCAGTTGGTGGAGCTGGCGCCGGTGTTGGCAGGGGCGTTGGGGATCAGGGTGGAAGGGGGGTGA
- a CDS encoding M1 family metallopeptidase — protein sequence MSRFAPVVPAAALLALALTACSSSGVDGTPGGSGVRDPYFPKAGNGGYDATHYDLTLSYTPGARPLTARATITARATQDLSAFNLDLQGLDVEKVTVDGTTARFNRAGQELTVRPRDDLAEGRTFRVTVRYSGTPATITDPDGSEEGWLPTDDGALTLGQPVGSMAWYPGNHHPSDKATYDIKVTVPRGLRAVSNGELRTESTTGGRTTTSWHTAQPMASYLATLAIGRYEISRTATPDRLPVYTAVDPTEADASRRVLARLPEVIDWAEGLFGPYPFTTAGAIVERPGDFGYALETQTRPVFPGAPNMDLLVHELAHQWYGNSVTPESWQDMWLNESFATYAEWLWAEDHGGDTAQQIFDELYAGTHYPLPEDNRAVWSFPPGDPPDAARISGPPVYDRGAMVLHRIRQILADDTAFRALLRGWAGTHRHGNASTEDFTTYVERRAPDKDFDGVWEDWLYGEGKPERPR from the coding sequence GTGTCCCGTTTCGCACCGGTTGTCCCCGCCGCGGCCCTGCTCGCGCTTGCCCTGACCGCATGCTCGAGCAGCGGCGTCGACGGCACGCCGGGCGGATCCGGGGTACGCGACCCGTACTTCCCGAAGGCCGGCAACGGCGGCTATGACGCCACCCACTACGACCTGACCCTGTCCTACACCCCCGGCGCCCGCCCCCTCACCGCCCGCGCGACGATCACCGCTCGCGCCACCCAGGACCTGTCCGCCTTCAACCTCGACCTCCAGGGACTCGACGTCGAGAAGGTCACCGTCGACGGCACCACCGCCCGCTTCAACCGCGCAGGCCAGGAGCTGACCGTCCGCCCCCGTGACGACCTCGCCGAGGGCCGCACCTTCCGCGTGACGGTCCGCTACTCCGGCACCCCGGCCACCATCACCGACCCCGACGGCTCGGAGGAGGGCTGGTTGCCCACCGACGACGGCGCGCTGACCCTGGGCCAGCCGGTCGGTTCGATGGCGTGGTACCCCGGCAACCACCACCCCTCCGACAAGGCGACGTACGACATCAAGGTCACCGTGCCGCGGGGCCTGCGGGCCGTGTCGAACGGGGAGTTGCGCACCGAGAGCACCACCGGCGGCCGTACCACCACCTCCTGGCACACCGCCCAACCCATGGCGAGCTACCTCGCCACCCTCGCCATCGGCCGCTACGAGATCAGCCGCACGGCGACCCCGGACCGCCTGCCCGTGTACACCGCCGTCGACCCGACCGAGGCCGACGCCAGTCGCAGGGTCCTGGCCCGGCTCCCCGAGGTCATCGACTGGGCGGAGGGCCTCTTCGGCCCGTATCCCTTCACCACCGCGGGCGCGATCGTCGAGCGCCCGGGCGACTTCGGCTACGCCCTGGAGACCCAGACCCGCCCTGTCTTCCCCGGCGCCCCCAATATGGACCTCCTCGTCCACGAACTGGCCCACCAGTGGTACGGCAACTCCGTCACCCCCGAGTCCTGGCAGGACATGTGGCTCAACGAGTCCTTCGCGACGTACGCGGAGTGGCTGTGGGCGGAGGACCACGGCGGCGACACCGCCCAGCAGATCTTCGACGAGCTCTACGCCGGCACCCACTACCCCCTGCCCGAGGACAACAGGGCCGTCTGGTCCTTCCCTCCCGGTGATCCTCCCGACGCCGCCCGCATCTCCGGTCCTCCCGTCTACGACCGCGGCGCGATGGTCCTGCACAGGATCCGTCAGATCCTCGCCGACGACACCGCCTTCCGCGCCCTGCTGCGCGGCTGGGCCGGCACCCACCGGCACGGCAACGCGAGCACCGAGGACTTCACTACGTACGTCGAACGGCGAGCGCCGGACAAGGACTTCGACGGCGTCTGGGAGGACTGGCTGTACGGGGAGGGGAAGCCGGAGCGGCCCCGATGA
- a CDS encoding TerD family protein, producing the protein MAVSLSKGGNVSLTKEAPGLTAVTVGLGWDVRTTTGTDFDLDASAIAVNAQGKVYTDQHFVFFNNKQTPDQTIVHTGDNRTGEGAGDDEAINVNLAGLPADIDKIVFPVSIYDAESRSQNFGQVRNAYIRIVNQAGGTEIARYDLSEDAATETAMVFGELYRNGAEWKFRAVGQGYASGLVGIAQDFGVNV; encoded by the coding sequence ATGGCTGTAAGCCTGTCCAAGGGTGGCAACGTCTCGCTCACCAAGGAGGCTCCGGGCCTGACCGCCGTCACCGTGGGCCTCGGCTGGGACGTCCGCACCACCACCGGCACCGACTTCGACCTCGACGCGTCCGCGATCGCGGTCAACGCGCAGGGCAAGGTCTACACGGACCAGCACTTCGTGTTCTTCAACAACAAGCAGACGCCGGACCAGACGATCGTCCACACCGGTGACAACCGCACCGGCGAGGGCGCGGGCGACGACGAGGCGATCAACGTCAACCTGGCCGGTCTCCCGGCCGACATCGACAAGATCGTCTTCCCGGTCTCGATCTACGACGCCGAGTCCCGCTCGCAGAACTTCGGCCAGGTCCGCAACGCCTACATCCGCATCGTCAACCAGGCCGGCGGCACCGAGATCGCCCGCTACGACCTGTCGGAGGACGCCGCCACCGAGACCGCCATGGTCTTCGGCGAGCTCTACCGCAACGGCGCCGAGTGGAAGTTCCGCGCCGTCGGCCAGGGCTACGCCTCCGGCCTGGTCGGCATCGCCCAGGACTTCGGTGTGAACGTCTGA
- the arfB gene encoding alternative ribosome rescue aminoacyl-tRNA hydrolase ArfB, protein MSAMAGPHVIRGSVSLPEAELQWRFSRSSGPGGQHVNTSDTSVELRFDLAATEALPEVWKRRALERLAGRLVDGVVTVRSSEHRSQWRNREAAAVRLAALLAEATAPPPKPRRPTRIPRGINERRLREKKQRSETKRGRTGRDWQ, encoded by the coding sequence ATGTCAGCCATGGCCGGTCCTCACGTCATCCGTGGCTCCGTCTCGCTTCCCGAGGCCGAGCTCCAGTGGCGTTTCTCGCGTTCCTCCGGCCCGGGCGGCCAGCACGTCAACACCAGCGACACCAGCGTGGAGCTGCGGTTCGACCTCGCCGCCACCGAGGCCCTGCCCGAGGTGTGGAAGCGGCGCGCCCTGGAGCGGCTGGCGGGCCGGCTCGTCGACGGGGTCGTCACCGTACGTTCCTCCGAGCACCGGTCCCAGTGGCGCAACCGCGAGGCCGCCGCCGTACGCCTGGCCGCGCTCCTCGCCGAGGCCACCGCACCCCCGCCCAAGCCCCGCAGGCCGACCCGCATCCCGCGCGGTATCAACGAACGCCGGCTGCGGGAGAAGAAGCAGCGCTCCGAGACCAAGCGTGGGCGGACCGGTCGCGACTGGCAGTGA
- a CDS encoding sigma-70 family RNA polymerase sigma factor: MSEHDFLAERFEAHRTHLRAVAYRMLGSLAEADDAVQEAWFRLSRSDTREVDNLGGWLTTVVGRVCLDLLRSRKSRAEESLDQSLDAGATVPAATDPERDALLADSVGVALLVVLDTLTPAERLAFVLHDMFAVPYEEVAGVVGRTPTAARQLASRARRRVRGAPAPDADLARQREVVDAFLAAARAGDFDGLLQVLDPDVVARTEVGVTTGAAAVASGATRFAHLARASRLALVDGVPGLAMLSDDGRRLVRVLRFTFVQERIAVIEIVTDAARLSRLDVTLL, from the coding sequence ATGAGTGAGCACGACTTCCTTGCCGAGCGCTTCGAGGCGCACCGCACGCACCTGCGCGCCGTCGCCTACCGCATGCTCGGTTCCCTGGCCGAGGCCGACGACGCCGTGCAGGAGGCCTGGTTCCGGCTGAGCCGCAGCGACACGCGGGAGGTCGACAACCTCGGCGGGTGGCTCACCACCGTCGTCGGGCGGGTCTGCCTCGACCTGCTTCGCTCCCGCAAGTCCCGTGCCGAGGAGTCGCTGGACCAGTCCCTGGACGCCGGCGCCACCGTCCCCGCCGCCACCGACCCCGAGCGCGACGCCCTCCTCGCCGACTCCGTCGGCGTCGCCCTGCTCGTCGTACTGGACACACTCACGCCCGCCGAACGGCTCGCCTTCGTGCTGCACGACATGTTCGCCGTGCCGTACGAGGAGGTCGCAGGCGTCGTCGGGCGGACGCCGACGGCGGCGCGGCAGCTGGCCAGCCGGGCGCGGCGGCGGGTGCGGGGCGCCCCGGCGCCGGACGCGGATCTCGCGCGGCAGCGGGAGGTCGTCGACGCCTTCCTGGCCGCCGCGCGGGCCGGTGACTTCGACGGGCTCCTTCAGGTGCTCGATCCGGATGTGGTCGCCCGCACGGAGGTCGGCGTGACCACCGGTGCGGCCGCGGTCGCCTCCGGCGCCACCCGCTTCGCGCACCTCGCGCGCGCCTCCCGGCTCGCTCTGGTCGACGGGGTGCCGGGCCTGGCGATGCTGTCCGACGACGGCCGGCGGCTGGTGCGGGTGCTGCGATTCACCTTCGTACAGGAGCGAATCGCCGTCATCGAGATCGTCACCGACGCGGCACGCCTGTCCCGGCTCGACGTCACCCTGCTCTGA